A section of the Festucalex cinctus isolate MCC-2025b chromosome 9, RoL_Fcin_1.0, whole genome shotgun sequence genome encodes:
- the tsr2 gene encoding pre-rRNA-processing protein TSR2 homolog has product MPVPSNMAASADSRVLFTDGVRAALHNWPVLQIAVDNGFGGMYGQEKADWLVDVVQQYFHDNADLEQDEVEHFISTLMDQEFHTVADDGSLPQVCVQLMQMFSHWQQGALQQLSSSIQLLTQKERPRAKVTAPPTQSDSDSDGESQVMECESASVDTTSHLPHPHQDEDGWTLVGKRK; this is encoded by the exons ATGCCTGTCCCATCCAACATGGCGGCGTCGGCAGATTCGCGCGTGCTTTTCACGGATGGCGTGAGAGCAGCCTTGCACAACTGGCCAGTTTTGCAG ATTGCCGTGGATAATGGATTTGGAGGCATGTACGGGCAAGAGAAAGCTGATTGGCTGGTGGATGTTGTCCAGCAGTACTTCCATGACAACG CTGACCTGGAACAAGATGAAGTGGAACATTTCATCAGCACACTGATGGATCAAGAGTTTCACACCGTGGCGGATGATGGAAGTTTGCCTCAG GTGTGTGTCCAACTGATGCAGATGTTCAGTCATtggcagcagggggcgctgcagCAGCTGTCGAGCTCCATCCAATTGCTGACGCAGAAGGAGAGGCCAAGGGCAAAGGTCACAGCCCCGCCCACGCAGTCGGACTCCGATAGTGATGGCGAAAGTCAG GTGATGGAGTGTGAAAGTGCGTCAGTCGACACAACAAGtcatcttcctcatcctcatcaaGACGAAGACGGCTGGACACTGGTTGGAAAGAGGAAGTGA